In Geobacter anodireducens, a genomic segment contains:
- a CDS encoding CoA-transferase: MSDGKRITLQQAAEIIKDGSRITFSGFTIWRRPMAIVYELIRQQRKNLHLVEVNGGSHTEFLVGAGCVDIWESCWVGHELYGKYGANLSRKVGSKEIIVEDYSHAEMMFRFAAAAQGAPYAVTQASLGTDIHNPEYDMLGKAGRRDGVRIPKHKYLFADDPFFNGGDQVLLPAAKVDVAVMCVQQVGEEGTVRVNGQYYSDPEVARAADITIVMAEEIVPEEYLRRNADQNTVVSFEVNHIVECPFGAHPTGMFGRYDVDGPFLKEFYAQTRTQEGFDAFAKEWIFGQDHLGYLNKLGWPRMLGLKANTALNYSPRKKKGGN; encoded by the coding sequence ATGAGCGACGGCAAGCGCATTACGTTGCAACAGGCCGCCGAGATCATCAAGGACGGTTCCCGCATCACCTTTTCCGGCTTCACCATCTGGCGGCGGCCAATGGCGATCGTCTACGAGCTGATCCGCCAGCAGCGTAAAAACCTGCACCTGGTCGAGGTGAACGGCGGTTCCCACACCGAGTTCCTTGTCGGCGCAGGCTGTGTCGACATCTGGGAGTCGTGCTGGGTCGGGCATGAACTGTACGGCAAGTACGGCGCCAACCTCTCCCGAAAGGTAGGGAGCAAGGAGATCATTGTCGAGGACTACAGCCATGCGGAAATGATGTTCCGCTTCGCCGCTGCAGCCCAAGGGGCCCCCTACGCCGTGACCCAGGCATCGCTGGGCACCGACATCCACAACCCGGAATACGACATGCTCGGCAAGGCAGGGCGTCGCGACGGCGTCCGGATACCGAAACACAAATACCTCTTTGCCGACGATCCGTTCTTCAACGGTGGCGATCAGGTGCTGCTTCCGGCCGCCAAGGTGGATGTCGCGGTGATGTGCGTCCAGCAGGTCGGGGAAGAAGGGACGGTGAGGGTCAATGGTCAGTACTATTCCGATCCAGAAGTTGCCCGGGCCGCGGACATCACCATCGTTATGGCCGAGGAGATCGTGCCGGAGGAGTACCTGCGCCGCAACGCGGACCAGAACACTGTCGTCAGCTTTGAGGTGAACCATATCGTCGAGTGCCCCTTCGGCGCCCACCCCACCGGGATGTTCGGCAGGTACGATGTGGACGGCCCCTTTCTCAAGGAGTTCTATGCCCAGACCCGTACCCAGGAGGGGTTTGATGCCTTTGCCAAAGAGTGGATCTTCGGCCAGGACCATCTCGGCTATCTGAACAAGCTCGGCTGGCCCCGCATGCTGGGGCTCAAGGCGAACACGGCGCTGAATTACAGCCCCCGCAAGAAGAAGGGAGGGAACTAG
- a CDS encoding chemotaxis protein CheW: MTVAGITDTRPYLTFALSEEIFAVEVYKVREILEWTTITRVPQTPDFMRGVINLRGSVVPVIDLRLKFGMAETARSVNTCIIVVEVLTGDDTLVMGMLADSVQEVFELAPESMAPAPRIGTNLDTSFMKGMGKHGDSFIIILDIDRLFGADELAGIASMETDAF, encoded by the coding sequence ATGACCGTTGCCGGGATAACCGACACGCGCCCGTACCTGACCTTTGCGCTGTCCGAGGAGATCTTTGCCGTGGAAGTGTACAAGGTGCGGGAGATTCTGGAGTGGACCACCATAACCAGGGTTCCCCAGACGCCGGACTTCATGAGAGGGGTGATCAACCTGCGCGGCAGCGTGGTGCCGGTGATCGATCTCAGGCTCAAATTCGGTATGGCCGAAACGGCCAGATCCGTCAATACCTGCATCATCGTGGTGGAGGTGCTGACGGGGGACGATACGCTGGTGATGGGGATGCTGGCCGACTCGGTTCAGGAGGTCTTCGAACTTGCGCCGGAGAGCATGGCGCCGGCCCCCAGGATCGGGACCAACCTCGACACCTCATTTATGAAGGGAATGGGGAAACACGGGGATTCGTTCATCATCATCCTGGACATCGACCGCCTGTTCGGGGCCGACGAGCTGGCCGGCATCGCAAGCATGGAGACGGACGCATTCTGA
- a CDS encoding glutaconate CoA-transferase, translated as MSEYALPEEYGLADLLCCAASREVQDNEVVFAGTGLPMVAIMLAQKTHAPLLKLIFEAGTLDGRPPEIPTSVGDARCEMGASRASGLFDAFSIAQRGYVDLGFLGGAEVDVYGNVNTTCIGDYLNPELRLTGSGGNPDINSFARRTAFIMVHEKRRFVENVSYITSPGWRVKKWPGGDFVHRRELYGAAYRGGPSVVISTMGVFRFDGDTGRMFLDTCHPGKTPQEIKDQCQFDLDISRVNGETLPPTREELRLIHEVLDPDEIFIPKVKKG; from the coding sequence ATGAGTGAGTACGCACTGCCCGAAGAATACGGCCTGGCCGATCTCCTTTGCTGTGCCGCCTCGCGCGAGGTGCAGGATAATGAAGTCGTGTTTGCCGGCACCGGCCTGCCGATGGTGGCGATCATGCTGGCCCAGAAGACCCATGCCCCCTTACTCAAGCTGATCTTCGAGGCCGGCACCCTGGATGGCCGTCCGCCTGAGATCCCCACATCCGTCGGTGACGCCCGTTGTGAAATGGGAGCCTCCCGCGCCTCAGGACTCTTCGATGCCTTCAGCATCGCCCAGCGCGGCTATGTGGACCTCGGTTTCCTTGGCGGCGCTGAGGTGGATGTCTACGGCAACGTCAACACCACGTGCATCGGCGACTATCTGAACCCGGAACTGCGGCTCACCGGCAGCGGCGGCAACCCGGATATCAACTCCTTTGCCCGGCGAACGGCCTTCATCATGGTGCATGAAAAGCGTCGCTTCGTAGAGAACGTCAGCTACATTACCAGTCCGGGCTGGCGGGTGAAGAAATGGCCGGGCGGCGATTTCGTCCACCGGCGTGAACTGTACGGTGCAGCGTACCGCGGTGGCCCGTCGGTGGTGATTTCCACCATGGGGGTTTTCAGGTTTGATGGTGATACGGGAAGGATGTTCCTTGACACCTGCCATCCGGGCAAGACACCGCAGGAGATCAAGGACCAGTGCCAGTTCGACCTGGATATTTCCCGGGTGAACGGGGAGACGCTTCCGCCTACTCGCGAGGAGTTACGCCTTATTCACGAAGTGCTTGACCCTGATGAGATATTCATCCCCAAAGTGAAAAAGGGGTAA
- a CDS encoding cob(I)yrinic acid a,c-diamide adenosyltransferase, with the protein MMLEYGLVQVYTGNGKGKTTASLGLALRAVGRGMRVCMIQFIKGGGPYGEHMAAAKFSPLLTIHQTGRDTWLFRDNLDPEDVRIARESLDLGRQVLTGGAYDLVILDEINGAAWFGLISADDILALISRKPPQVELVLTGRNADSRVIDAADLVTEMVEVKHYYQQGVQARIGIEK; encoded by the coding sequence CTGATGCTGGAGTACGGGCTGGTCCAGGTCTATACCGGCAACGGCAAAGGCAAGACCACTGCCTCTCTCGGGCTGGCCCTGCGCGCAGTCGGGCGCGGCATGCGAGTCTGCATGATTCAGTTCATCAAAGGGGGAGGGCCGTATGGCGAACATATGGCTGCGGCGAAGTTCTCCCCCCTTCTCACCATCCATCAGACCGGCCGGGATACTTGGTTATTTCGGGACAACCTTGACCCCGAGGATGTGCGGATCGCCCGCGAATCGCTGGATCTCGGACGGCAGGTGCTGACCGGCGGCGCATACGACCTGGTGATCCTCGACGAGATCAACGGTGCCGCCTGGTTCGGACTGATATCCGCGGATGACATCCTGGCACTGATCTCCCGGAAGCCGCCGCAGGTGGAGCTGGTCCTGACCGGGCGAAACGCTGACAGCCGCGTGATTGATGCCGCTGACCTGGTGACCGAGATGGTGGAGGTCAAACATTACTACCAGCAGGGGGTCCAGGCCCGGATCGGGATTGAGAAGTAG
- a CDS encoding acyl-CoA dehydrogenase produces MFLELSEEQKLIQEAARDFAKNELEPVAAELDRSGDRTPLMANLKKLANLGFMGLNVKDQYGGAEAGVVAFSVAMTELARACASTAVTVSVNNMVCEVIQSVGSEEQKRAYIPKICSGEYAAGGFGLTESVAGSDPCGMVTQAIKDGDDYVLNGSKIFITSAPYAGVFVVWAVTDRSAPKGKGISCFLVEQGTPGLIIGKEEKKMGQHASATNELIFDNCRVPASAMMGTLNDGYRIAVGELTGGRISIGSLALGIGLAAMDYATKYTTERSQFGQKISSFQALQWMMADGYTELEAARLLLMSAAWRKENGKSYAKEASMAKLYATESANRCCYKAMQMLGGYGYTNDYPIERFTRDARITSIYEGTSEIQRLIISREILRTFA; encoded by the coding sequence ATGTTTCTGGAGCTCAGCGAAGAGCAGAAACTGATCCAGGAAGCGGCCCGCGATTTTGCGAAAAACGAGCTGGAGCCGGTGGCGGCCGAGTTAGATCGGAGCGGCGACCGGACGCCGCTCATGGCCAACCTGAAGAAGCTGGCGAATCTGGGATTCATGGGGCTGAACGTCAAGGATCAGTACGGCGGCGCCGAGGCCGGTGTGGTCGCCTTCAGCGTGGCCATGACCGAGCTCGCCCGAGCCTGTGCCTCCACAGCGGTGACCGTGTCGGTGAACAACATGGTCTGCGAGGTGATCCAGTCCGTCGGCAGCGAAGAGCAGAAGCGGGCGTATATCCCGAAGATCTGCTCAGGCGAGTACGCTGCCGGCGGTTTCGGTCTCACCGAGTCGGTGGCCGGCTCCGACCCTTGCGGCATGGTCACCCAGGCGATCAAGGATGGCGACGACTACGTGCTGAACGGTTCCAAGATCTTCATCACCAGCGCCCCCTATGCCGGGGTGTTCGTGGTCTGGGCCGTCACAGACAGGAGTGCCCCCAAGGGGAAGGGGATCAGTTGCTTCCTGGTCGAGCAGGGTACGCCGGGGTTGATCATCGGCAAGGAGGAGAAGAAGATGGGGCAGCATGCGTCTGCCACCAACGAGTTGATCTTTGACAACTGCCGGGTGCCGGCCTCAGCCATGATGGGCACGTTGAACGACGGCTACCGGATCGCCGTTGGCGAGCTGACCGGCGGGCGGATCAGCATCGGCTCGCTGGCGCTCGGCATAGGGCTGGCAGCCATGGACTACGCCACCAAGTATACCACCGAGCGGAGTCAGTTCGGCCAGAAGATCAGCAGCTTCCAGGCGCTCCAGTGGATGATGGCCGACGGCTATACCGAGCTGGAAGCGGCCAGGCTCCTGCTGATGAGCGCCGCATGGCGCAAGGAGAACGGCAAGAGCTACGCCAAGGAGGCCTCTATGGCTAAGCTCTATGCCACTGAGAGTGCCAACCGCTGCTGTTACAAGGCAATGCAGATGCTCGGCGGATACGGCTACACCAATGACTACCCGATCGAGCGGTTTACCCGCGACGCACGGATCACCTCGATCTACGAGGGAACAAGCGAAATACAGAGATTGATCATATCACGAGAGATTCTACGGACATTTGCATAG
- a CDS encoding MFS transporter, with product MESGGRLEKAGTRLRLMLRALSSRNYRLFFAGQSVSLVGTWMQQVAMSWLVYRLTGSALLLGVVGFVSQIPTFFLAPVAGVLADRWRRRPLLLATQTLAMAQAAVLAVFVLTGTTPVWLIVALSALLGVVNAFDIPIRQSFVVELVEKKEDLGNAIALNSSMVNGARLIGPSIAGVLVATLGEGICFLINATSYLAVIIAIAAMRLKPVPRRPGRKHILHELREGFGYAFDFKPIRYILMLLGLVSLMGMPYVVLMPIFAREVLHGGAHTFGFLMASVGIGAFCSTLYLASRTSVIGLGRVIAVAACVFGFGIAGFALSSSLVLSPLFLALAGFGAMAQIASSNTILQTIVDDDKRGRVMSFFTMSFMGATPIGSLMAGVVANRIGAQNTLLIGGVACLLGGALFGRELRNLRPLIRPIYARLGIIPEVAAGMQTATDLTSPPEDP from the coding sequence ATGGAATCGGGTGGCCGGCTGGAAAAGGCGGGGACGCGGCTGCGGCTGATGCTGCGGGCGCTGAGCTCGAGAAACTACCGGTTGTTTTTCGCCGGGCAGAGCGTGTCGCTGGTGGGCACCTGGATGCAGCAGGTGGCCATGAGCTGGCTCGTCTACCGGCTGACCGGGTCGGCGCTGTTGCTCGGGGTGGTCGGTTTCGTCAGCCAGATCCCGACCTTCTTCCTGGCGCCGGTGGCTGGGGTGCTGGCCGACCGCTGGAGACGCCGGCCGCTCCTGCTCGCCACCCAGACCCTGGCCATGGCCCAGGCGGCGGTGCTGGCGGTCTTCGTCCTGACCGGGACCACCCCGGTCTGGCTGATCGTCGCGCTGAGCGCCCTGCTTGGGGTGGTCAACGCCTTTGACATCCCGATCCGCCAGTCGTTCGTGGTGGAACTGGTGGAGAAAAAGGAAGACCTGGGGAACGCCATCGCCCTCAACTCGTCCATGGTCAACGGCGCCCGGCTGATCGGCCCGTCCATCGCCGGGGTGCTGGTCGCCACCCTTGGGGAGGGGATCTGCTTCCTTATCAATGCCACCAGTTACCTGGCAGTGATCATTGCCATCGCGGCGATGCGGCTCAAGCCGGTGCCGCGGCGGCCCGGCCGCAAGCATATCCTCCACGAGCTGCGCGAAGGGTTCGGCTACGCCTTCGACTTCAAGCCGATCCGCTACATCCTGATGCTCCTCGGCCTGGTCAGCCTGATGGGGATGCCCTACGTGGTGCTGATGCCGATCTTCGCCAGGGAGGTCCTGCACGGCGGCGCCCACACCTTCGGCTTCCTGATGGCCTCGGTCGGGATCGGCGCCTTCTGCAGCACCCTCTACCTCGCCTCACGCACGAGCGTCATCGGCCTCGGCCGGGTGATCGCGGTGGCCGCCTGCGTCTTCGGCTTCGGCATCGCCGGTTTCGCCCTGTCCAGCTCGCTGGTCCTCTCGCCCCTGTTCCTCGCCCTGGCCGGCTTCGGCGCCATGGCCCAGATCGCCTCCAGCAACACCATTCTCCAGACCATCGTCGACGACGACAAACGGGGCCGGGTGATGAGCTTCTTCACCATGTCGTTCATGGGAGCCACCCCCATCGGCAGCCTGATGGCCGGGGTGGTGGCCAACCGGATCGGCGCCCAGAACACCCTGCTGATCGGGGGAGTCGCCTGCCTGCTCGGCGGGGCGCTCTTCGGCCGGGAACTGCGCAACCTGCGTCCCCTGATCCGGCCCATCTACGCCCGGCTTGGGATCATCCCCGAAGTGGCGGCCGGCATGCAGACGGCGACCGACCTGACCTCTCCGCCGGAAGATCCCTAG